In Armatimonadota bacterium, one DNA window encodes the following:
- a CDS encoding FAD-dependent oxidoreductase, which produces MATEKFDAIVVGAGPAGSAAALTMARAGLNVVLIERGDYPGAKNVMGGVMYGRMLADLVPAFAREAPIERVIVEERVWLTTEDSAVTVGFKTASPPGEVPNAFTVLRARFDRWFASKAEEAGALLITSTVVEDLLWRDGRVVGVRTGREAGDLYADVVVICDGVHSFLAKKAGLQTREIAPHEVALAVKEVIALPPEVIQERFTVGPQEGVTIELYGSVTRGMGGYGFIYTNRDSLSVGVGALLSHFMRTRITPYDLLEQLKQHPLVRPLLAGGQVVEYLAHAIPEGGYRAMPRLYGDGVLVAGDAAMMVNGLHREGSNLAMTAGRLAGETVIEARARGDFSAASLASYRRRLLDSFVLQDLMKYQHLPEFVDRHPELLQIYSGIAAHAIHEMLTVDGVPKREKQRRIWKAITARRPLRQLLLDAYRAWRVLR; this is translated from the coding sequence ATGGCCACCGAGAAGTTCGACGCGATCGTGGTCGGCGCGGGGCCCGCGGGCAGCGCCGCCGCCCTGACCATGGCCCGGGCGGGGCTGAACGTGGTCCTGATCGAGCGCGGCGACTACCCGGGCGCCAAGAACGTCATGGGCGGGGTGATGTACGGCCGCATGCTGGCCGACCTGGTCCCCGCCTTCGCCCGCGAGGCCCCCATCGAGCGGGTGATCGTCGAGGAGCGGGTGTGGCTGACCACCGAGGACAGCGCGGTCACCGTGGGCTTCAAGACCGCGTCGCCGCCGGGGGAGGTGCCCAACGCCTTCACCGTCCTGCGGGCCAGGTTCGACCGGTGGTTCGCCTCCAAGGCCGAGGAAGCCGGCGCCCTGCTGATCACCTCGACCGTCGTGGAGGATCTGCTGTGGCGCGACGGCCGCGTGGTGGGGGTGCGCACCGGCCGCGAGGCCGGTGACCTCTACGCCGACGTGGTGGTCATCTGCGACGGGGTGCACTCGTTCCTGGCGAAGAAGGCAGGCCTGCAGACCCGCGAGATCGCGCCCCACGAGGTGGCCCTGGCGGTCAAGGAGGTCATCGCGCTGCCCCCCGAGGTGATCCAGGAGCGGTTCACGGTGGGCCCCCAAGAGGGGGTGACCATCGAGCTGTACGGGTCGGTCACCCGGGGGATGGGCGGCTACGGGTTCATCTACACCAACCGGGACAGCCTCAGCGTGGGGGTGGGGGCGCTGCTCAGCCACTTCATGCGCACCCGCATCACCCCCTACGACCTGCTGGAGCAGCTCAAGCAGCACCCGCTGGTGCGCCCCCTGCTGGCCGGCGGACAGGTGGTGGAGTACCTGGCCCACGCCATCCCCGAGGGCGGCTACCGGGCGATGCCGCGGCTGTACGGCGACGGGGTGCTGGTGGCCGGGGACGCGGCCATGATGGTCAACGGGCTGCACCGGGAGGGCAGCAACCTGGCCATGACCGCGGGCCGGCTGGCCGGAGAGACGGTGATCGAAGCCCGCGCCCGCGGGGACTTCTCCGCCGCCTCCCTGGCATCGTACCGCCGGCGGCTGCTGGACAGCTTCGTCCTGCAGGACCTCATGAAGTACCAGCACCTGCCCGAGTTTGTGGACCGCCACCCCGAGCTGCTGCAGATCTACTCCGGCATCGCCGCGCACGCCATCCACGAGATGCTGACGGTGGACGGAGTGCCCAAGAGGGAAAAGCAGCGCCGCATCTGGAAGGCCATCACCGCCCGCCGCCCGCTCCGGCAGCTGCTTCTGGACGCCTACCGGGCCTGGCGGGTGCTGCGCTAG
- a CDS encoding NADH-quinone oxidoreductase subunit N, with translation MTATAADLRLLLPELLIAAGAVAVLLAGTALPAPRQALLRWLAVGVAAGGLGAVAAVPPSGAVAFWGAYARDPLAAALQGVVLVGTVLALVLSGEYVSRTRLDAAEFYALVLMAALGAMLMAASADLLLLFVGLETLSVPLYVLAALARADVRSQEAGLKYFLLGAFATAFFLYGVALAFGATGSTALAALAGARPTATLRAAVALLTTGLAFKAAVVPFHVWAPDVYEGAPLPVTAYMAVVAKVGAFAAFLRVFVATLGPRAGEWGAVLAAGAVLTMVVGNVAALHQTSIKRLLAYSSIAHAGFLLTGVLAASPAGTAAVVFYLLAYTVMTLGAFAVVLMVRRADGEADRIADLAGLASRSPALGAAMAVFMASLTGLPPTAGFAAKFFVFTAALDAGYTGVVVVAVLSSVVSAYYYLRVASTLFSGPPAADVALVADRWVPAALLLLSAGTVLLGVFPAPVLEAVRQVAAVLR, from the coding sequence GTGACGGCGACCGCGGCAGACCTGCGCCTGCTGCTGCCCGAGCTCCTCATCGCCGCGGGCGCGGTGGCGGTCCTGCTGGCGGGGACGGCCCTGCCCGCGCCCCGCCAGGCCCTGCTGCGGTGGCTGGCGGTGGGGGTGGCCGCCGGTGGCCTGGGAGCCGTCGCCGCGGTCCCGCCGTCGGGCGCGGTCGCGTTCTGGGGAGCGTATGCCCGGGACCCTCTGGCGGCGGCGCTGCAGGGCGTGGTCCTGGTGGGCACCGTCCTGGCCCTGGTCCTGTCCGGAGAGTACGTGTCCCGCACCCGCCTGGACGCCGCCGAGTTCTACGCCCTGGTCCTGATGGCGGCCCTGGGGGCCATGCTGATGGCGGCCAGCGCCGACCTGCTGCTGCTGTTCGTGGGCCTGGAGACGCTGTCGGTGCCCCTGTACGTGCTGGCGGCCCTCGCCCGCGCCGACGTCCGCTCCCAGGAAGCCGGTCTGAAGTACTTCCTGCTGGGCGCGTTCGCCACCGCGTTCTTCCTGTACGGCGTCGCCCTGGCGTTTGGGGCCACCGGGTCCACCGCGCTCGCCGCCCTGGCGGGGGCGCGTCCCACGGCGACCCTGCGGGCGGCGGTCGCCCTGCTGACCACCGGTCTGGCGTTCAAGGCGGCGGTGGTGCCTTTTCACGTCTGGGCCCCCGACGTCTACGAGGGCGCGCCCCTTCCGGTGACCGCCTACATGGCGGTGGTGGCCAAGGTCGGGGCGTTTGCGGCCTTCCTGCGGGTGTTCGTCGCCACCCTGGGACCGCGGGCGGGCGAATGGGGAGCGGTCCTCGCCGCGGGGGCCGTCCTGACCATGGTGGTCGGCAACGTCGCCGCGCTGCACCAGACGTCGATCAAGCGGCTCCTGGCCTACAGCAGCATCGCCCACGCCGGCTTTCTGCTGACCGGCGTCCTGGCGGCCAGCCCTGCGGGGACGGCAGCCGTGGTCTTCTACCTGCTGGCCTACACCGTCATGACCCTGGGCGCCTTCGCGGTGGTCCTGATGGTGCGCCGGGCTGACGGGGAAGCCGACCGGATCGCCGATCTGGCCGGGCTGGCCTCGCGCTCCCCGGCCCTGGGCGCGGCCATGGCCGTGTTCATGGCGTCCCTCACCGGCCTGCCCCCCACCGCCGGCTTTGCGGCCAAGTTCTTCGTGTTCACCGCGGCCCTGGACGCCGGGTACACCGGCGTGGTGGTGGTGGCGGTGCTCAGCAGCGTGGTGTCGGCGTACTACTACCTGCGGGTCGCCTCCACGCTGTTCAGCGGTCCGCCGGCGGCGGACGTGGCGCTGGTGGCCGACCGGTGGGTGCCGGCCGCGCTGCTGCTGCTGTCGGCGGGCACGGTGCTGCTGGGAGTCTTCCCCGCGCCCGTGCTGGAGGCGGTCCGGCAGGTGGCGGCCGTCCTCCGGTAG
- a CDS encoding NADH-quinone oxidoreductase subunit M, whose product MTSLPLLSVAVSLPLATAAVVAVIDRRRSHALYGVGLAGMLLVAAVVGWVFARFDTSSPALQFVERAPWIPSAGMGYHLGVDGISLPLVVLTAVMMPLALLSAWGSIAERVKELVVVLLLLESALLGTFLAQDLVLFYVFWEAVLIPMYFLIGLWGGPGRALAAIKFLLYTMAGSALMLVAIIVLYLQSGVQLGARTFDLVALRGLRLDPGLEVWLFAAFTLALAIKVPVWPLHTWLPDAHTEAPTAGSVILAAVLLKMGTYGFLRFVMPLFSASAVRYAPVLMALAVVGILYGGAVSWAQGDVKRLVAMSSVSHLGLITLGLFALSVEALQGSLLQMVNHGLSTGGLFLLVGVLYDRTHSRRMEDYGGVASLMPRLAPLALIVVLSSLALPGTNGFVGEFLVLLGTYRVAPGYAVPAVGGVILSAAYLLWMYQKVMHGPVAVREPRAMRELTRREQLLFWPLVVLIFWIGLYPAPLLRRSEASVRALVALVRERAAVEVPGAGGGPPWLRVAPPRGAASPAAAGRSGAFGGGEVAP is encoded by the coding sequence ATGACGTCGCTCCCCCTGCTGTCGGTGGCTGTGTCCCTGCCCCTGGCGACCGCCGCCGTGGTGGCCGTCATCGACCGGCGGCGTTCCCACGCGCTGTACGGCGTGGGGCTGGCGGGGATGCTGCTGGTGGCGGCGGTGGTCGGGTGGGTGTTCGCGCGCTTTGACACCTCCAGCCCCGCCCTGCAGTTCGTCGAGCGCGCGCCCTGGATTCCGTCGGCGGGGATGGGCTACCACCTGGGCGTGGACGGCATCTCCCTGCCCCTGGTGGTGCTCACGGCGGTCATGATGCCCCTGGCCCTGCTGTCGGCGTGGGGGTCGATCGCCGAGCGGGTGAAGGAGCTGGTGGTGGTCCTCCTGCTGCTGGAGAGCGCGCTGCTGGGGACGTTCCTCGCCCAGGACCTGGTCCTCTTCTACGTGTTCTGGGAGGCCGTCCTCATCCCCATGTACTTCCTCATCGGCCTGTGGGGCGGGCCGGGGCGGGCCCTGGCCGCCATCAAGTTCCTGCTGTACACCATGGCCGGCAGCGCCCTGATGCTGGTGGCCATCATCGTCCTGTACCTGCAGTCCGGCGTCCAGCTGGGCGCCCGGACCTTCGACCTGGTGGCCCTGCGGGGGCTGCGGCTGGATCCGGGCCTGGAGGTCTGGCTGTTCGCGGCCTTCACCCTCGCCCTGGCCATCAAGGTGCCGGTCTGGCCCCTGCACACCTGGCTGCCCGACGCCCACACCGAAGCGCCCACCGCCGGCAGCGTCATCCTGGCCGCCGTGCTGCTGAAGATGGGCACCTACGGGTTCCTGCGGTTCGTGATGCCGCTGTTCAGCGCCAGCGCCGTGCGCTACGCGCCCGTCCTGATGGCCCTGGCGGTGGTGGGGATTCTGTACGGCGGGGCCGTGTCGTGGGCCCAGGGCGATGTCAAGAGGCTGGTGGCCATGAGCAGCGTCAGCCACCTGGGGCTGATCACCCTGGGCCTGTTCGCGCTGTCGGTGGAGGCCCTCCAGGGCAGCCTCCTGCAGATGGTCAACCACGGCCTCAGTACCGGGGGGCTGTTCCTGCTGGTCGGGGTCCTGTACGACCGCACTCACTCGCGGCGGATGGAGGACTACGGCGGGGTGGCCTCGCTGATGCCGCGCCTGGCCCCCCTGGCCCTGATCGTGGTCCTCTCGTCGCTGGCGCTGCCGGGGACCAACGGGTTTGTGGGCGAGTTTCTGGTGCTCCTGGGCACCTATCGGGTCGCGCCCGGCTATGCGGTGCCCGCGGTGGGCGGGGTGATTCTCTCGGCGGCGTACCTGCTGTGGATGTACCAGAAAGTGATGCACGGCCCGGTGGCCGTCCGGGAGCCCCGGGCGATGCGGGAGCTCACCCGCCGAGAGCAGCTCCTGTTCTGGCCCCTGGTGGTCCTGATCTTCTGGATCGGGCTGTACCCGGCGCCCCTGCTGCGGCGCAGCGAGGCCTCCGTCCGCGCCCTGGTGGCCCTGGTGCGCGAGCGGGCGGCCGTCGAGGTGCCGGGGGCCGGCGGGGGGCCGCCGTGGCTGCGAGTGGCCCCGCCCCGCGGCGCGGCCTCCCCGGCTGCGGCGGGGCGGAGCGGGGCGTTCGGCGGAGGTGAGGTGGCGCCGTGA
- the nuoL gene encoding NADH-quinone oxidoreductase subunit L — MILALLVGLPLAGWVILALAGWRLPRPVVATVGCATVGGAFLVAAALARHPAVAGAGLREVWFDWIVAGGVAVQAGAVYDRLSALMAQVVTGVGFLIHVYSAGYMADEAGYARYFAALNLFVASMLILVLGSSLLVLFVGWELVGLCSYLLIGFWFDRERAASAGRKAFLVNRIGDAGFLLGVLVLATAGGTLEIAQMGAVAARLEPGLLAVITLLLFWGATGKSAQLPLYVWLPDAMEGPTPVSALIHAATMVTAGVYMIARLHPLFEAAPLTLDVVAAVGVVTALFAATAALAEWDLKRVLAYSTISQLGYMFLAMGTLAMPAGLLHLTTHAFFKAALFLAAGSVMHALGGVVDMRRLGGLAAPMRATFLAFASGALALAGVPPFAGFVSKDLILEHAYAHARAGGSVVPWVLGVLTAFVTAVYITRAAVYTFAPPASHHGHPHEPPASMTWPMGILAVLSAVGGLLGARIAGAPLVRALEDSFGLPHPEAPAGGWVAAAPVAVSLAGIAVALLAYRGRREVSLGLLGRLCARQWYVEAAYEAAVVRPARAAARALAVVDVRGIDGAVMALAGAVGRAGTGLRRLQTGFVRSYAAVLLVGAVLALGYWVLR; from the coding sequence GTGATCCTGGCGCTGCTGGTCGGTCTGCCGCTGGCCGGCTGGGTGATCCTGGCCCTGGCGGGATGGCGCCTGCCCCGGCCGGTTGTGGCCACGGTGGGATGCGCCACGGTGGGCGGCGCCTTCCTGGTCGCCGCCGCCCTCGCCCGGCATCCGGCGGTCGCCGGTGCGGGGCTGCGGGAGGTCTGGTTCGACTGGATCGTCGCCGGAGGAGTCGCCGTGCAGGCCGGGGCGGTCTACGATCGGCTGTCGGCCCTGATGGCCCAGGTGGTCACCGGGGTGGGATTCCTCATCCACGTCTACTCCGCCGGCTACATGGCCGATGAGGCCGGCTACGCGCGCTACTTCGCCGCCCTCAACCTGTTCGTGGCGTCCATGCTGATCCTGGTCCTGGGCAGCAGCCTGCTGGTGCTGTTCGTGGGGTGGGAGCTGGTCGGCCTGTGCTCGTACCTGCTCATCGGCTTCTGGTTCGACCGCGAGAGGGCGGCCAGCGCCGGCCGCAAGGCGTTCCTGGTCAACCGCATCGGCGATGCGGGCTTCCTGCTGGGGGTCCTGGTCCTGGCGACCGCCGGCGGCACCCTGGAGATCGCCCAGATGGGCGCGGTGGCCGCGCGCCTGGAGCCGGGCCTGCTGGCGGTCATCACCCTGCTGCTGTTCTGGGGGGCCACCGGCAAGTCGGCCCAGCTGCCCCTGTACGTCTGGCTGCCCGACGCCATGGAAGGCCCCACGCCGGTGTCGGCCCTCATCCACGCCGCCACCATGGTGACCGCCGGCGTCTACATGATCGCCCGGCTGCACCCGCTGTTCGAGGCGGCACCCCTGACCCTGGACGTGGTCGCCGCCGTGGGGGTGGTCACGGCCCTGTTCGCCGCGACGGCGGCGCTGGCCGAGTGGGACCTCAAGCGGGTCCTGGCCTACTCCACCATCAGCCAGCTGGGCTACATGTTCCTGGCCATGGGCACGCTGGCCATGCCGGCGGGCCTGCTGCACCTCACCACCCACGCCTTCTTCAAGGCCGCGCTGTTCCTGGCCGCCGGCAGCGTGATGCACGCCCTGGGCGGGGTGGTGGACATGCGGCGCCTGGGGGGACTGGCTGCGCCCATGCGCGCGACGTTTCTGGCGTTTGCCTCCGGCGCCCTGGCGCTGGCCGGGGTGCCGCCCTTTGCCGGCTTTGTCAGCAAGGACCTGATCCTCGAGCACGCCTACGCCCACGCCCGGGCCGGCGGCTCTGTGGTTCCCTGGGTCCTGGGAGTGCTGACGGCGTTCGTCACCGCGGTGTACATCACCCGCGCCGCGGTGTACACGTTCGCACCTCCGGCCTCCCACCACGGCCACCCCCACGAGCCTCCGGCGTCCATGACCTGGCCCATGGGGATCCTGGCGGTGCTGTCGGCGGTCGGGGGGCTGCTGGGGGCCCGGATCGCAGGGGCGCCGCTGGTGCGCGCCCTGGAGGACTCCTTCGGCCTGCCGCATCCGGAAGCCCCCGCTGGCGGGTGGGTGGCGGCCGCGCCGGTGGCCGTCAGCCTGGCCGGCATCGCCGTGGCCCTGCTGGCGTACCGCGGGCGGCGGGAGGTCTCCCTGGGCCTGCTGGGCCGGCTGTGCGCCCGCCAGTGGTACGTGGAGGCGGCCTACGAGGCGGCGGTGGTGCGACCGGCCCGGGCCGCCGCCCGGGCGCTGGCCGTCGTGGACGTGCGCGGCATTGACGGCGCCGTCATGGCCCTGGCGGGAGCGGTGGGGCGGGCCGGGACCGGGCTGCGGAGGCTGCAGACCGGCTTCGTGCGCAGCTACGCCGCCGTGCTGCTGGTCGGAGCCGTCCTGGCGCTGGGATACTGGGTGCTGCGATGA
- the nuoK gene encoding NADH-quinone oxidoreductase subunit NuoK, giving the protein MPLAAYQALGALLFTLGVAGVLLRRNALVVFMSIELMLNAVNLSFVAFARQHAAVAGQVAVFFVVAVAAVEVVVGLAIIISIFRVRDTVDLDSVDLLRG; this is encoded by the coding sequence GTGCCGCTGGCCGCCTACCAGGCGCTGGGCGCCCTGCTGTTCACTTTGGGGGTGGCGGGGGTGCTGCTGCGCCGCAACGCGCTGGTGGTGTTCATGTCCATCGAGCTCATGCTCAACGCCGTCAACCTGAGCTTCGTGGCCTTCGCCCGCCAGCACGCCGCCGTGGCGGGCCAGGTGGCGGTGTTCTTCGTGGTGGCGGTGGCCGCCGTGGAGGTGGTGGTGGGGCTGGCCATCATCATCTCCATCTTCCGCGTCCGCGACACGGTGGACCTGGACAGCGTGGACCTGCTGCGGGGGTAG
- a CDS encoding NADH-quinone oxidoreductase subunit J, producing the protein MEVALFSLAAAGALAGGVGVVASRLPVRNVLSLLLVLVCVAVLYLLLAAPFIAVLQVIVYAGAIVVLFLFVVMLLHVRSGEPPPDRLRGQRPLSVLLVASLLAALAAVVRAGPAAPAPAPEDFGTAQAVGRVLFTTYLLAFEVASVILLAGIVAAVVLGRPARPATGRGEERR; encoded by the coding sequence GTGGAGGTCGCCCTGTTCTCCCTGGCCGCCGCCGGCGCGCTGGCCGGGGGAGTGGGCGTGGTGGCCAGCCGGCTGCCGGTGCGCAACGTCCTGTCGCTGCTGCTGGTGCTGGTCTGCGTGGCGGTCCTGTACCTGCTGCTGGCCGCCCCGTTCATCGCGGTCCTGCAGGTGATCGTCTACGCCGGCGCCATCGTGGTCCTGTTCCTGTTCGTCGTGATGCTCCTGCACGTGCGCTCCGGGGAGCCGCCCCCGGACCGCCTGCGGGGCCAGCGCCCCCTGTCCGTCCTGCTGGTGGCGTCCCTGCTGGCCGCCCTGGCGGCGGTGGTCCGGGCCGGTCCGGCCGCCCCCGCGCCCGCGCCGGAGGACTTCGGCACCGCCCAGGCGGTCGGCCGCGTGCTGTTCACCACATACCTGCTGGCCTTTGAGGTGGCCTCGGTGATCCTGCTGGCGGGCATCGTCGCCGCCGTGGTCCTCGGCCGGCCCGCCCGGCCCGCGACCGGGCGGGGGGAGGAGCGGCGGTGA
- the nuoI gene encoding NADH-quinone oxidoreductase subunit NuoI yields MATVGTTVRQAWAMVRGLGVTLRYLVRPPVTVPYPDVKRAAVQPRFKGRHWLTLYEDGLERCVGCELCVIVCPSQAIYVRAAENTPEHQVSRGERYAADFQINELRCIFCGFCEEACPTGAIVLGRDYELAGSSREELIYTKEMLTEPYPGASGRDPRREV; encoded by the coding sequence ATGGCGACGGTGGGCACGACGGTGCGGCAGGCCTGGGCCATGGTCCGCGGGTTGGGGGTGACCCTGCGCTATCTGGTGCGGCCCCCGGTGACGGTGCCCTATCCCGATGTCAAGCGCGCGGCCGTCCAGCCGCGGTTCAAGGGGCGGCACTGGCTGACCCTGTACGAGGACGGCCTCGAGCGGTGCGTGGGGTGCGAGCTGTGCGTCATCGTGTGTCCGTCCCAGGCCATCTACGTGCGCGCCGCCGAGAACACCCCCGAACACCAGGTGAGCCGGGGAGAGCGCTACGCCGCCGACTTCCAGATCAACGAGCTGCGGTGCATCTTCTGCGGGTTCTGCGAAGAGGCGTGTCCCACCGGGGCGATCGTCCTGGGGCGGGACTACGAGCTGGCCGGGTCCAGCCGGGAGGAGCTGATCTACACCAAGGAGATGCTCACCGAGCCCTATCCGGGAGCGTCGGGGCGGGACCCGCGGCGGGAGGTGTGA
- the nuoH gene encoding NADH-quinone oxidoreductase subunit NuoH: MTAVLVASAVKSLVLIVLLLTVFAYMTWLERRLLARFQVRIGPNRVGPAGLLQPLADGLKLLFKESFIPARVDRVVYLVAPALSMVSALAVYAVIPLGPEVTVAGRRIAPYLADVNVGILVVLAISSLGVYGIILGGWSTDNKYALLGSLRSSAQLISYELALGLAVISVVLQAGSLSLVEIVRAQRDLWFVAVQPVAFLLYFVAAVAETHRAPFDLPEAEQELVAGYQTEYGGFRFALFYAGEYIGIVTQSALATLLFWGGWWGPLLPGVVWFLLKTGVFIFVFIWLRATLPRVRHDQLMALGWKVLVPVGLANIAVTGVWVALRG; this comes from the coding sequence GTGACCGCCGTCCTGGTGGCGTCGGCTGTCAAGAGCCTGGTCCTGATCGTCCTCCTGCTGACCGTCTTTGCCTACATGACCTGGCTGGAGCGCCGCCTGCTGGCCCGCTTCCAGGTCCGCATCGGTCCCAACCGGGTGGGGCCGGCGGGGCTGCTGCAGCCTTTGGCCGACGGCCTCAAGCTGCTGTTCAAGGAGAGCTTCATTCCCGCGCGGGTGGACCGCGTCGTCTACCTGGTGGCGCCGGCTCTCTCCATGGTGTCGGCGCTGGCGGTCTACGCGGTGATCCCCCTGGGGCCCGAGGTCACCGTGGCCGGGCGGCGGATCGCCCCGTACCTGGCCGACGTGAACGTGGGGATTCTGGTGGTCCTGGCCATCTCCTCTCTGGGGGTGTACGGGATCATCCTGGGCGGGTGGTCCACCGACAACAAGTACGCCCTGCTGGGCAGCCTGCGCAGCAGCGCGCAGCTGATCAGCTACGAGCTGGCCCTGGGGCTGGCGGTCATCAGCGTGGTCCTGCAGGCCGGGTCGCTCAGCCTGGTGGAGATCGTGCGCGCCCAGCGGGACCTGTGGTTTGTGGCGGTGCAGCCCGTGGCCTTTCTGCTGTACTTCGTGGCGGCGGTGGCCGAGACCCACCGGGCGCCCTTTGACCTGCCCGAGGCGGAGCAGGAGCTGGTGGCCGGCTACCAGACCGAGTACGGGGGGTTCCGCTTTGCCCTGTTCTATGCCGGCGAGTACATCGGCATCGTCACCCAGAGCGCCCTGGCCACCCTGCTGTTCTGGGGAGGATGGTGGGGACCGCTCCTGCCCGGGGTGGTGTGGTTCCTGCTGAAGACCGGTGTTTTCATCTTCGTGTTCATCTGGCTGCGGGCGACCCTGCCGCGGGTCCGCCACGACCAGCTCATGGCCCTGGGGTGGAAGGTGCTGGTGCCGGTCGGGCTGGCGAACATCGCCGTCACCGGCGTGTGGGTGGCGCTGCGGGGATAG